The Panicum hallii strain FIL2 chromosome 9, PHallii_v3.1, whole genome shotgun sequence genome has a window encoding:
- the LOC112874721 gene encoding cytochrome P450 709B2-like isoform X1 encodes MAAPALPLPLAVAAALLALAAAWLWDYAVARHLLRPRAVASVLRAQGVRGPPYRYLRGSNGDVRRMKAEADGAALDARDHDYLPRVVPHFLAWKYKYGAPFLYWFGPQPRICLFDYESVRQVLWNKSGHFTKTDTHPTILAMLGKGLVLVEGTDWVRHRRVANPAFAMDKLKMMTTTMVSCAERLIRECEELAATNKSGEVEVEFSRHFQELTAEVISRTAFGSSYKEGKEVFRTQKQLLALAMATLLNLQLPGFKYLPTKNNRLKWMLEKKMRTTLMAIIQPRLASKGSGFGDDLLGLMLEACFMTEQGEKRDELALTMDEIIDECKTFFFAGHETTSHLLTWAVFLLSLHPEWQERLREEVLRECGKANPTADMLSKLKEMTMVLLETLRLYGPVLTMLRKPISDIRLGSLSIPKGTGIMIPIPILHRDKEVWGENANEFDPLRFENGITNAAKTPQALLSFSIGPRSCIGQNFAMLEAKSVMAMILQKFSFTLSPKYVHAPTDLITLQPKFGLPIVLRPLDV; translated from the exons ATGGCAGCGCCCgccctgccgctgccgctggccgtcgccgcggcgctcctggcgctggcggcggcgtggcTGTGGGACTACGCCGTGGCGCGCCACCTGCTGCGGCCCCGCGCCGTGGCCTCCGTGCTCCGGGCGCAGGGGGTCCGCGGGCCGCCCTACAGGTACCTCCGCGGCAGCAACGGCGACGTCCGGAGGATGAAGGCGGAGGCCGACGGCGCGGCGCTCGACGCTCGCGACCACGACTACCTCCCCAGGGTCGTGCCGCACTTCCTCGCCTGGAAGTACAAGTACG GAGCGCCGTTCCTGTACTGGTTCGGTCCGCAACCGCGCATCTGCCTCTTCGATTACGAGTCGGTGAGGCAGGTTCTCTGGAACAAGTCCGGGCATTTCACCAAGACCGACACGCACCCGACTATCCTGGCGATGCTCGGCAAAGGGCTGGTGCTGGTGGAGGGCACCGACTGGGTGCGGCATCGGAGGGTAGCCAATCCGGCTTTCGCCATGGACAAGCTGAAG atgatgacgacgacgatggtCAGCTGCGCCGAGCGGCTGATCAGGGAGTGCGAGGAGCTTGCGGCCACCAACAAGAGCGGCGAAGTGGAAGTGGAGTTCAGCAGACACTTTCAGGAGCTGACAGCAGAAGTTATTTCCCGCACCGCTTTCGGGAGCAGTTACAAAGAGGGAAAAGAGGTCTTCCGTACACAGAAGCAGCTCCTGGCACTTGCCATGGCGACTCTCCTCAATTTGCAACTGCCAGGATTCAA GTATCTTCCTACTAAAAACAATAGACTGAAGTGGATGCTAGAAAAGAAGATGAGGACGACGCTCATGGCGATCATACAGCCGCGGTTAGCATCGAAAGGAAGCGGATTCGGGGATGATCTGCTCGGTTTGATGCTCGAGGCTTGCTTCATGACAGAACAAGGAGAGAAACGAGATGAGCTGGCCCTGACCATGGATGAGATCATAGATGAGTGCAAGACGTTCTTCTTTGCAGGGCATGAGACCACATCCCACTTGCTTACCTGGGCAGTGTTCTTGCTCAGTCTGCATCCAGAATGGCAGGAGCGGCTAAGAGAGGAGGTTCTGAGAGAATGCGGAAAGGCAAATCCTACTGCAGACATGCTTAGCAAACTGAAAGAG ATGACAATGGTGCTCCTTGAGACACTAAGACTCTATGGCCCTGTTTTGACCATGCTAAGGAAGCCCATATCCGACATAAGACTGGGAAGCCTCAGTATCCCTAAAGGCACTGGAATTATGATACCTATTCCAATTCTTCACCGAGACAAAGAGGTTTGGGGTGAAAATGCCAACGAGTTTGATCCGTTAAGGTTTGAGAATGGGATCACAAATGCAGCAAAGACCCCACAAGCCCTTCTATCATTCTCAATAGGACCAAGGTCATGCATCGGTCAGAACTTTGCAATGTTGGAAGCAAagtcagtgatggccatgatcctGCAGAAATTCTCCTTCACACTTTCCCCAAAGTATGTGCATGCACCAACAGATCTTATAACACTTCAACCGAAGTTCGGCCTTCCCATAGTTTTGAGGCCACTGGATGTATAA
- the LOC112874721 gene encoding cytochrome P450 709B2-like isoform X2, with protein MAAPALPLPLAVAAALLALAAAWLWDYAVARHLLRPRAVASVLRAQGVRGPPYRYLRGSNGDVRRMKAEADGAALDARDHDYLPRVVPHFLAWKYGAPFLYWFGPQPRICLFDYESVRQVLWNKSGHFTKTDTHPTILAMLGKGLVLVEGTDWVRHRRVANPAFAMDKLKMMTTTMVSCAERLIRECEELAATNKSGEVEVEFSRHFQELTAEVISRTAFGSSYKEGKEVFRTQKQLLALAMATLLNLQLPGFKYLPTKNNRLKWMLEKKMRTTLMAIIQPRLASKGSGFGDDLLGLMLEACFMTEQGEKRDELALTMDEIIDECKTFFFAGHETTSHLLTWAVFLLSLHPEWQERLREEVLRECGKANPTADMLSKLKEMTMVLLETLRLYGPVLTMLRKPISDIRLGSLSIPKGTGIMIPIPILHRDKEVWGENANEFDPLRFENGITNAAKTPQALLSFSIGPRSCIGQNFAMLEAKSVMAMILQKFSFTLSPKYVHAPTDLITLQPKFGLPIVLRPLDV; from the exons ATGGCAGCGCCCgccctgccgctgccgctggccgtcgccgcggcgctcctggcgctggcggcggcgtggcTGTGGGACTACGCCGTGGCGCGCCACCTGCTGCGGCCCCGCGCCGTGGCCTCCGTGCTCCGGGCGCAGGGGGTCCGCGGGCCGCCCTACAGGTACCTCCGCGGCAGCAACGGCGACGTCCGGAGGATGAAGGCGGAGGCCGACGGCGCGGCGCTCGACGCTCGCGACCACGACTACCTCCCCAGGGTCGTGCCGCACTTCCTCGCCTGGAAGTAC GGAGCGCCGTTCCTGTACTGGTTCGGTCCGCAACCGCGCATCTGCCTCTTCGATTACGAGTCGGTGAGGCAGGTTCTCTGGAACAAGTCCGGGCATTTCACCAAGACCGACACGCACCCGACTATCCTGGCGATGCTCGGCAAAGGGCTGGTGCTGGTGGAGGGCACCGACTGGGTGCGGCATCGGAGGGTAGCCAATCCGGCTTTCGCCATGGACAAGCTGAAG atgatgacgacgacgatggtCAGCTGCGCCGAGCGGCTGATCAGGGAGTGCGAGGAGCTTGCGGCCACCAACAAGAGCGGCGAAGTGGAAGTGGAGTTCAGCAGACACTTTCAGGAGCTGACAGCAGAAGTTATTTCCCGCACCGCTTTCGGGAGCAGTTACAAAGAGGGAAAAGAGGTCTTCCGTACACAGAAGCAGCTCCTGGCACTTGCCATGGCGACTCTCCTCAATTTGCAACTGCCAGGATTCAA GTATCTTCCTACTAAAAACAATAGACTGAAGTGGATGCTAGAAAAGAAGATGAGGACGACGCTCATGGCGATCATACAGCCGCGGTTAGCATCGAAAGGAAGCGGATTCGGGGATGATCTGCTCGGTTTGATGCTCGAGGCTTGCTTCATGACAGAACAAGGAGAGAAACGAGATGAGCTGGCCCTGACCATGGATGAGATCATAGATGAGTGCAAGACGTTCTTCTTTGCAGGGCATGAGACCACATCCCACTTGCTTACCTGGGCAGTGTTCTTGCTCAGTCTGCATCCAGAATGGCAGGAGCGGCTAAGAGAGGAGGTTCTGAGAGAATGCGGAAAGGCAAATCCTACTGCAGACATGCTTAGCAAACTGAAAGAG ATGACAATGGTGCTCCTTGAGACACTAAGACTCTATGGCCCTGTTTTGACCATGCTAAGGAAGCCCATATCCGACATAAGACTGGGAAGCCTCAGTATCCCTAAAGGCACTGGAATTATGATACCTATTCCAATTCTTCACCGAGACAAAGAGGTTTGGGGTGAAAATGCCAACGAGTTTGATCCGTTAAGGTTTGAGAATGGGATCACAAATGCAGCAAAGACCCCACAAGCCCTTCTATCATTCTCAATAGGACCAAGGTCATGCATCGGTCAGAACTTTGCAATGTTGGAAGCAAagtcagtgatggccatgatcctGCAGAAATTCTCCTTCACACTTTCCCCAAAGTATGTGCATGCACCAACAGATCTTATAACACTTCAACCGAAGTTCGGCCTTCCCATAGTTTTGAGGCCACTGGATGTATAA
- the LOC112876820 gene encoding protein DMP2 — protein MLRSQQQLLASSTTEEGRSTMASPPARSVSVADRALRGVADLIKLLPSGTVFLFQFLTPLVTNNGHCSTANKVLSGLLVALCGGFCAFSSFTDSYVGADGRVYYGVVTRRGLRTFSPDPDAPARDLSAYRLRAGDFVHAALSLLVFATIALLDADTVACLYPALEVSERTMMAVLPPVVGGAAGYVFMVFPNNRHGIGYQPTRATEDFERKY, from the coding sequence ATGCTACGCAGCCAGCAGCAGCTACTAGCTAGCAGCACCACCGAGGAGGGACGATCGACGATggcgtcgccgccggcgaggagcGTGAGCGTGGCGGACCGCGCGCTGCGCGGCGTGGCGGACCTGATCAAGCTCCTCCCCAGCGGCACGGTGTTCCTGTTCCAGTTCCTGACCCCCCTGGTCACCAACAACGGGCACTGCTCGACGGCCAACAAGGTGCTCAGCGGGCTCCTCGTGGCGCTCTGCGGCGGCTTCTGCGCCTTCTCCTCCTTCACCGACAGCTACGTGGGCGCGGACGGGCGCGTGTACTACGGCGTGGTGACCCGGCGCGGCCTGCGCACCTTCTCCCCGGACCCGGACGCGCCCGCGCGGGACCTGTCGGCGTACCGGCTCCGCGCGGGGGACTTCGTCCACGCCGCGCTGTCGCTGCTGGTGTTCGCCACCATCGCGCTGCTGGACGCGGACACCGTGGCCTGCCTGTACCCGGCGCTGGAGGTCAGCGAGCGCACCATGATGGCCGTGCTCCCGCCCGTcgtcggcggcgcggcggggtacGTGTTCATGGTGTTCCCGAACAACCGCCACGGCATCGGGTACCAGCCCACGCGCGCCACCGAGGACTTCGAGCGCAAGTACTAG
- the LOC112874730 gene encoding probable transcription factor At3g04930 produces the protein MFPTVDDPSAAGAMVSSSFPDADAYGNGDSDDLDFPVDPHPTPVFSSPAAAPASASAAPPAAGAGERRPLFQRLWTDEDEIVILRAFAEFTAQRGTSFASHQYDTTPFYEDMRRRLNTGFTKNQLVEKIRRLKRKYRNCVERLRVAGAGFTFRSPHEQAIFEIARTIWRPDSDKHGRDSDDEGAANAHDGPLALDANGESTKSPTSRPRRGGRRRRTGDFPADAAAETLALPPAPMPVMAEDALPSFPAAGMPAMDAGVGMGGISMDPAAGLPAAMSAAAAASAVTGGGTAENPILAALFKEMVRAMLSIGGGVTAAPLGLEPPPAIAGMPMEGEKWRQQRIRELEVYLRRIDLLQDQARAALEELRSAPQARGGMNT, from the coding sequence ATGTTCCCCACCGTCgacgacccctccgccgccggcgccatggtctcctcctccttcccggACGCCGACGCCTACGGCAACGGCGACTCCGACGACCTCGACTTCCCCGTCgacccccaccccacccccgtcttctcctcccccgccgccgcgccggcctccgcctccgcggcgccgccggcggccggggccggGGAGCGCCGCCCGCTCTTCCAGCGGCTGTGGACGGACGAGGACGAGATCGTGATCCTGCGCGCCTTCGCCGAGTTCACTGCGCAGCGGGGCACCTCCTTCGCCTCCCACCAGTACGACACCACCCCCTTCTACGAGGACATGCGCCGCCGCCTCAACACCGGGTTCACCAAGAACCAGCTCGTCGAGAAGATCCGCCGCCTCAAGCGCAAGTACCGCAACTGCGTCGAGCGCCTCCGCGTCGCCGGAGCCGGCTTCACCTTCCGCTCCCCGCACGAGCAGGCCATCTTCGAGATCGCGCGCACCATCTGGCGCCCCGACTCCGACAAGCACGGCCGCGACTCCGACGACGAGGGCGCCGCCAACGCCCACGACGGGCCCCTCGCCCTCGACGCCAACGGGGAGTCCACCAAGTCCCCCACCTCGAGGCCCCGCcgcggcgggcgccgccgccgcacgggcGACTTCCCCGCCGACGCGGCCGCCGAGACACTCGCGCTGCCGCCGGCGCCCATGCCCGTCATGGCGGAGGACGCGCTCCCGTCCTTCCCCGCGGCCGGGATGCCGGCCATGGACGCCGGAGTCGGCATGGGCGGCATCAGCATGGACCCCGCAGCCGGACTGCCGGCCGCGATGtcagcggccgcggcggcatcGGCCGTAACCGGCGGCGGTACCGCTGAAAACCCCATCCTGGCGGCGCTGTTCAAGGAGATGGTCCGCGCGATGCTCAGCATCGGCGGCGGCGTCACCGCGGCGCCGCTGGGGCtggagccgccgcccgccatcgCGGGCATGCCGATGGAAGGGGAGAAGTGGCGGCAGCAGCGGATCCGGGAGCTGGAGGTGTACCTGCGGAGAATCGACCTGCTGCAGGACCAGGcgagggcggcgctggaggagcTCAGGTCCGCGCCGCAGGCGCGCGGCGGCATGAACACATGA